In Salvelinus sp. IW2-2015 linkage group LG23, ASM291031v2, whole genome shotgun sequence, a genomic segment contains:
- the LOC111950876 gene encoding LIM/homeobox protein Lhx1 isoform X2, whose translation MVHCAGCERPILDRFLLNVLDRPWHIKCVQCCDCKCNLTEKCFSREGRLYCKNDFFRRFGTKCGGCAQGISPNDLVRRAKSKVFHLNCFTCMMCNKQLSTGEEMYILDEFKFVCKEDYLSNSNGKDTTLLSDSQDPQDDSKDSEIGHLSDKEVGSNENDEQNVGGKRRGPRTTIKAKQLEVLKAAFAATPKPTRHIREQLAQETGLNMRVIQVWFQNRRSKERRMKQLSVLGARRHAFFRGPRRMRTLVDRLEPGELIPNGHFSYYGDYQSEYYGPGGNFEYYTQGPPSSQAQTPGDLGFSSGPAGTPLGGMDHHLAGHHPSSEVQCFNDIISHHPADSPSPEPNGPGSMHSISSEMCGPSTPFTSLSLNGSGYSNQLSHPSSEMSEGTVW comes from the exons ATGGTTCACTGTGCCGGCTGCGAAAGACCTATTCTGGACAGGTTTCTACTCAATGTTCTGGACAGACCATGGCACATTAAGTGCGTACAGTGCTGTGACTGTAAATGCAATTTGACAGAAAAATGTTTTTCACGGGAAGGGAGACTGTACTGCAAAAACGACTTTTTTAG GAGATTTGGCACAAAGTGTGGAGGTTGCGCCCAGGGGATCTCGCCCAACGATTTGGTTCGAAGGGCAAAGAGCAAAGTGTTTCACCTGAACTGTTTCACGTGTATGATGTGTAACAAACAGCTATCCACCGGAGAGGAAATGTACATTCTAGATGAATTTAAGTTTGTTTGTAAAGAGGATTATCTAAGCAACAGCAACGGAAAGGACACAACCCTCCTCTCAG ATTCCCAAGACCCACAGGATGATAGTAAAGATTCGGAAATCGGACATTTATCCGATAAAGAGGTGGGCAGCAATGAAAACGACGAGCAGAACGTAGGGGGGAAACGACGTGGGCCGCGAACCACCATTAAAGCCAAGCAACTGGAGGTCCTCAAAGCTGCTTTCGCGGCCACGCCAAAACCCACCCGACACATCCGAGAACAGCTGGCGCAGGAGACAGGGCTCAACATGAGAGTAATCCAG GTATGGTTCCAAAACCGGCGGTCTAAAGAGCGGCGCATGAAGCAGTTAAGCGTGCTGGGTGCAAGAAGGCACGCGTTTTTCCGCGGTCCAAGGAGAATGAGAACTCTGGTCGACCGACTCGAACCCGGGGAGCTGATCCCCAACGGTCATTTCTCATACTATGGTG ATTATCAGAGTGAATACTATGGGCCTGGAGGAAATTTTGAGTACTACACCCAAGGCCCCCCATCGTCACAGGCCCAGACCCCAGGGGACCTAGGCTTCTCCTCTGGCCCCGCTGGCACCCCTTTAGGGGGCATGGACCATCACCTAGCTGGGCATCACCCATCCAGTGAGGTGCAGTGCTTCAATGACATCATATCTCACCATCCAGCGGACTCACCTAGCCCAGAGCCCAACGGACCTGGGTCAATGCACAGCATCTCCAGTGAGATGTGTGGCCCCAGCACACCCTTCACATCACTGTCCCTCAACGGCAGCGGCTACAGCAACCAACTGTCACACCCCTCCTCAGAGATGAGCGAAGGCACTGTCTGGTAG
- the LOC111950876 gene encoding LIM/homeobox protein Lhx1 isoform X1: MVHCAGCERPILDRFLLNVLDRPWHIKCVQCCDCKCNLTEKCFSREGRLYCKNDFFRRFGTKCGGCAQGISPNDLVRRAKSKVFHLNCFTCMMCNKQLSTGEEMYILDEFKFVCKEDYLSNSNGKDTTLLSVTTCSDPSLSPDSQDPQDDSKDSEIGHLSDKEVGSNENDEQNVGGKRRGPRTTIKAKQLEVLKAAFAATPKPTRHIREQLAQETGLNMRVIQVWFQNRRSKERRMKQLSVLGARRHAFFRGPRRMRTLVDRLEPGELIPNGHFSYYGDYQSEYYGPGGNFEYYTQGPPSSQAQTPGDLGFSSGPAGTPLGGMDHHLAGHHPSSEVQCFNDIISHHPADSPSPEPNGPGSMHSISSEMCGPSTPFTSLSLNGSGYSNQLSHPSSEMSEGTVW; encoded by the exons ATGGTTCACTGTGCCGGCTGCGAAAGACCTATTCTGGACAGGTTTCTACTCAATGTTCTGGACAGACCATGGCACATTAAGTGCGTACAGTGCTGTGACTGTAAATGCAATTTGACAGAAAAATGTTTTTCACGGGAAGGGAGACTGTACTGCAAAAACGACTTTTTTAG GAGATTTGGCACAAAGTGTGGAGGTTGCGCCCAGGGGATCTCGCCCAACGATTTGGTTCGAAGGGCAAAGAGCAAAGTGTTTCACCTGAACTGTTTCACGTGTATGATGTGTAACAAACAGCTATCCACCGGAGAGGAAATGTACATTCTAGATGAATTTAAGTTTGTTTGTAAAGAGGATTATCTAAGCAACAGCAACGGAAAGGACACAACCCTCCTCTCAG TCACGACTTGCAGTGACCCAAGTCTATCTCCAGATTCCCAAGACCCACAGGATGATAGTAAAGATTCGGAAATCGGACATTTATCCGATAAAGAGGTGGGCAGCAATGAAAACGACGAGCAGAACGTAGGGGGGAAACGACGTGGGCCGCGAACCACCATTAAAGCCAAGCAACTGGAGGTCCTCAAAGCTGCTTTCGCGGCCACGCCAAAACCCACCCGACACATCCGAGAACAGCTGGCGCAGGAGACAGGGCTCAACATGAGAGTAATCCAG GTATGGTTCCAAAACCGGCGGTCTAAAGAGCGGCGCATGAAGCAGTTAAGCGTGCTGGGTGCAAGAAGGCACGCGTTTTTCCGCGGTCCAAGGAGAATGAGAACTCTGGTCGACCGACTCGAACCCGGGGAGCTGATCCCCAACGGTCATTTCTCATACTATGGTG ATTATCAGAGTGAATACTATGGGCCTGGAGGAAATTTTGAGTACTACACCCAAGGCCCCCCATCGTCACAGGCCCAGACCCCAGGGGACCTAGGCTTCTCCTCTGGCCCCGCTGGCACCCCTTTAGGGGGCATGGACCATCACCTAGCTGGGCATCACCCATCCAGTGAGGTGCAGTGCTTCAATGACATCATATCTCACCATCCAGCGGACTCACCTAGCCCAGAGCCCAACGGACCTGGGTCAATGCACAGCATCTCCAGTGAGATGTGTGGCCCCAGCACACCCTTCACATCACTGTCCCTCAACGGCAGCGGCTACAGCAACCAACTGTCACACCCCTCCTCAGAGATGAGCGAAGGCACTGTCTGGTAG